Proteins found in one Bacillus subtilis subsp. subtilis str. 168 genomic segment:
- the acpK gene encoding acyl-carrier protein involved in bacillaene synthesis (Evidence 1c: Function from experimental evidences in the studied genus; PubMedId: 16707694, 16757561, 17234808, 26284661; Product type c: carrier) encodes MDKQRIFEVLITNICEVLPELDGHRFEPEDQLVELGADSVDRAEIITMVLEDLSLKIPRIELSGVKNIGELAEVLYDKVQSA; translated from the coding sequence ATGGATAAACAGAGAATCTTTGAAGTATTAATCACCAATATTTGCGAGGTGCTTCCTGAATTAGACGGACACAGATTTGAGCCTGAAGATCAGTTAGTTGAGCTAGGAGCTGACTCTGTAGACAGAGCTGAAATTATCACGATGGTGCTAGAGGATTTATCGTTAAAAATCCCTCGCATTGAGCTATCCGGGGTGAAAAACATCGGTGAATTAGCTGAGGTGCTTTATGACAAAGTGCAATCTGCCTGA